A region of the Candidatus Kryptobacter tengchongensis genome:
AAAGGATACATTGCCCTTTCTGTTGATCTTTATCGTGGAAAACTTGCAAAAACTCCAGATGAAGCCAGATCATATATGCAGTCCCTCTCACCAGATGTTGTAGTAAGAGATATAAAATCAGCTGTTTCATATCTTAAATCAATAGATAATGTCCATCCCGATAAAATTGGTATAATAGGATGGTGCATGGGTGGAGGATTTGCATTGAGAAGTTTAATTGAAATTCCAGATTTTTCCGCTGGGGTTATCTGCTATGGGCGACTTGTTGAAGACGAAAAACAACTTGAGAAAATACAAGCACCGATCCTTGGAATCTTCGCAGAAAAAGACCGAGGGATACCACCAGATGCAGTGAAAAATTTTGAGGAAAAAATGAAAAAACTTGGGAAAAAAATTGAAATCAAAATCTATCCCAATGTTTCTCACGCTTTCATGAACCCAAACAACAAAAACAATTACGATGAAATCTCAACGAAAAACGCATGGGATTTGATAGATAAATTCTTCAAAAAGAATTTAAATCCCGAAAAATGAATTAATCTTGTAATAGCTCATCAACAAGCATATCAATATAATTTACCTTCTTGCTCATCGCGTTCCAATGTTTTATAAACACAGAGCGAAGCGTGACAAGATATTCATCGTCAACTTCAAATTTTGGGTTTATTCTCAAAGCGGTTGATTTGTCAACAATGAATTTTGA
Encoded here:
- a CDS encoding carboxymethylenebutenolidase, which codes for MFDKIFLLLVIAMILSIIFTILAFTQEKKLNVGIQMVKFKSGDEEISAFLAVPKAEGKFPAIVLIHEWWGLTDWEKENAIRFASKGYIALSVDLYRGKLAKTPDEARSYMQSLSPDVVVRDIKSAVSYLKSIDNVHPDKIGIIGWCMGGGFALRSLIEIPDFSAGVICYGRLVEDEKQLEKIQAPILGIFAEKDRGIPPDAVKNFEEKMKKLGKKIEIKIYPNVSHAFMNPNNKNNYDEISTKNAWDLIDKFFKKNLNPEK